In Fusarium verticillioides 7600 chromosome 4, whole genome shotgun sequence, the following proteins share a genomic window:
- a CDS encoding argininosuccinate synthase has translation MPELGFCFLYGVTVFRSESKLCYIIYSIRLCPFVQTQNTCTHRSWLLNITISRHLSQITANLTTSQLHNVQGRVCLAYSGGLDTSTILKWLILEGYEVVCFLADVGQVEDFDAVEKKALALGAERMIIENLQKEFVEQIVFRAIQCNAIYEDRYLLGTALARPVIARAQVRVAEKYNCNLLSHGCTGKGNDQVRFELAFKACNPSIKVIAPWRLPEFCEKFQGRQDLLKFAAENNIPVSSTPKAPWSQDENLVHCSYEAGILEDPDHTPPKDLWTQTVDPLEAPDKPLDFTVYFEKGLPVKVATPEQEATDSVELFKLLNKIGHDHGVGRIDIVENRWIGLKSRGCYDTPGLTIARLAHVDLEGLVLDSKVRKLRDQFVTIEWSQCLYNGMYFSPEREWLDEAIVSAQKGVNGQVRLRAYKGNVYVLGRSSETSSLYSQEDASMDSLDTFSPMDSTGFIAIQSIRLEKYGAQKAKDGQPLSQS, from the exons ATGCCTGAGTTGGGATTTTGCTTTTTGTACGGGGTGACAGTATTTCGAAGTGAGTCAAAATTGTgttatataatatattccATTCGCCTCTGCCCATTTGTTCAAACTCAAAACACTTGCACACACCGAAGCTGGCtgctcaacatcaccattTCTCGTCATCTTAGCCAAATAACAGCAAACCTCACAACTTCACAACTTCACAATGTCCAAGGCCGTGTCTGTCT TGCTTATTCTGGAG GTCTCGATACCTCTACTATTTTGAAATGGCTCATTCTCGAGGGCTATGAGGTTGTG TGCTTCCTCGCCGATGTTGGCCAGGTCGAGGACTTCGATGCTGTCGAAAAGAAGGCCCTCGCTCTCGGCGCGGAGCGCATGATCATTGAAAATCTTCAGAAGGAGTTCGTCGAGCAGATCGTTTTCCGAGCAATCCAGTGCAATGCCATCTATGAGGACCGATACCTCCTTGGAACTGCTCTGGCCCGACCTGTAATCGCTCGCGCCCAGGTTCGCGTTGCTGAGAAGTACAACTGCAATCTTCTGAGCCACGGCTGCACAGGCAAAGGC AACGA TCAAGTTCGTTTCGAGCTCGCCTTCAAGGCTTGCAACCCTTccatcaaggtcatcgcTCCCTGGCGACTCCCCGAATTCTGTGAGAAGTTTCAAGGTCGAcaggatcttctcaagttcgCCGCCGAGAACAACATCCCCGTTTCATCGACCCCCAAGGCTCCTTGGAGCCAGGACGAGAACCTCGTCCATTGCTCGTACGAGGCCGGTATTCTCGAAGACCCCGATCACACTCCTCCTAAAGACCTTTGGACTCAGACTGTCGATCCTCTTGAGGCTCCCGACAAGCCTCTCGACTTCACCGTGTACTTCGAGAAGGGTCTCCCTGTGAAGGTTGCTACCCCTGAGCAAGAGGCTACCGACTCAGTAGAGTTGttcaagctgctcaacaagATTGGTCACGACCACGGCGTTGGCCGAATTGACAT TGTCGAGAACCGATGGATTGGACTCAAGAGCCGAGGTTGCTACGACACCCCTGGTCTCACCATCGCCCGCCTTGCTCACGTCGATCTCGAGGGTCTTGTCCTTGACTCCAAGGTCCGCAAGCTTCGAGATCAATTTGTGACTATCGAGTGGTCCCAGTGCCTTTACAATGGCATGTATTTCTCCCCTGAGCGTGAGTGGCTCGATGAGGCAATCGTTTCTGCTCAAAAGGGTGTCAACGGTCAGGTCCGCCTCCGTGCGTACAAGGGCAATGTTTACGTCCTTGGCCGATCCAGCGAGACCAGCAGCCTCTACTCCCAGGAGGATGCTTCAATGGACAGTCTTGACACCTTTTCTCCTATGGACAGCACGGGTTTCATTGCTATTCAGTCAATCCGATTGGAGAAGTATGGTGCTCAGAAGGCTAAAGACGGCCAACCCCTTAGCCAGTCTTAA